CATCGTTCTCACGGTCTGGTTCTACATCTTCGTCTACACCAAGTGGCTCAAGCGCCGGACCTGGCAGAACGTCATCTGGGGCGGGGCCGCCGGCTGCATGCCGGTGATCGTCGGCTGGGCCGTCGTCACCGACGCCACGACGGGTGCCCTCCACGCCGGCTGGTGGTCCTGGGCGCAGGCGGTGATCCTCTTCATGGTCATCTTCTTCTGGACGCCGCCGCACACCTGGGCGCTCGGGATGCGGTACAAGGAGGACTACGAGGCCGCCGGCGTGCCGATGATGCCGGTCGTCAAGCCGCCGCTCGAGGTCTCCCGGCAGATCCTCTGGTACACCTGGGCCACCGTGATCACGTCCCTGCTCCTCGTGCCCGCGACGGGCTGGCTCTACGCACTCGTGGCCCTGCTCAGCGGAGGCTACTTCATCGTCATGGCCCAGCGGCTGCACAGCGGCGTGAAGAGGGGGGAGAAGGTCCGTCCGATGAACCTGTTCTTCCTCTCGAACAACTACCTCTCCGTGCTCTTCGTCGGGTTGTCGGTCGACGCCGTGCTGGGGCTCCGCCCGGTGTGGTCGCTCCTCGGCCTCGGCGGCTGACCGACCGCCGCGTCCCGCCGCGACGGGTCACGCACCGGGGGGTGCGTGCCGGTGACTCCGGGAGGCCCGCGCAGCCCCGTCCGGGACTCCACGGTCGGGGGCCGCGGGCGGTACCGGGGAGCCGCACTCCGCAGGCCCCGTGGACGGGGGGTGGGGGGAGGTCTCACGCCCGGTCCGGCCGTCGGGGTCCACGGTCCGGGGTCACGACGCCGCCCGCGTCCCCGCCCCTCCGGGCCGCCCCGTCACAGGCGCCCACCGACCCCCCTCCGGGCCGCCCCGTCACAGGCGCCCACCGACCCCGTTGCCCGCACCCCACGGGTCCACCCGCGGCGTCGACGTCGGTCACCCACCCCGGTGGCCTGCGCTGTGCCCCCGTCCGCCGGTCGCCGCGCCCGCACCCCACGCGTCCGGCCGGCCCCCCGGTCCCGCCCCCGCTCAGCCGTCGTAGGAGGAGGCGAGCGTCGAGTCCCCCTCGAGGGACCCGGAGTGGTGCGCGACCCCCTCGACGTACCGGTACCGCCGCGCCCACACGAACCCCGTCCCGGCGGTGACGATCCCCGCGCCGACGACGTGCAGCGGGACGGTCCACCGCGGGACCCCCAGCCAGTACTGGACGATCCCGACGGCGGCCTGCACGACGATGCCGGCGATGAGCAGCAGCGTCGCCCGGCGGAGGGGGACGTCGACCTTGACGGCGATGAGCCCGGCCAGGAGGCCGATGGTCACGCCGAGATAGATGTACATGCCGTGGGCGTGGAGGTTGGCGATCTCGATGAGCGGGATCTGGAGCCGGTCCTCCGGCCGGACCGCGGCGTCACCGGCGTGCGGGCCGGCGCCCGTCGTCATCGTGCCCGTGACGAGGGTGACCCCGAGCAGCACCGCCGACCCCGTCGCGAGGTACCGCAGGGGGCGGGGCATGAAGGGACGCTTCCGGCCGTCGTCGGGCTCACCGATCTTCGTGACGAGAACCGCCGCCATGAACACCAGCGCCATCGACGGCAGGAAGTGCATCGCGACGCTCCACCACGCGAGGCCGAGGTGGACGGAGATGCCGCCGAGCACCGCCTGGACGATGATGCCGATGCCCTGCACGAACGCGAGGTCGATGATGCTGTTCCGGCGTCCGGCCCGGACGACCGCGAGGAAACAGGCGATCGCCGCGACGGCGACGACGAAGGTGAGCAGCCGGTTGCCGAACTCGATGGCCTGGTGGACCCACGGCGTGGTGCCCCCGACCGGGATCAGCGACCCGGGCTGACACTCCGGCCAGGTCGGGCAGCCCAGGCCGGACCCCGTGACCCGGACGATGGCCCCGGTGAAGGTGATGCCGACCTGCGCGCAGAGGAGCACGATGCCGTACACCCGCTGCCGGGCGAGCGGGGCGACCGCGGGGGTGCCCCATCTCCGGTGCGCGCCCGCGAGGATCCGGTGAACGAAGGCGTAGAACGCCAGCAGGCCCCGCCGCAGCGGGTTGGTGGCGTCGTCTGTCCTGGTACGCATGGTCTCCAACACGGACCAAGTCTATCCAACGGGCGGGCGCCCGGGTAATCCCGGCCACCCCTGAAACGGGAGGTCAGTCGCGGTCCATGGTGAAGGAGAAGTGCTTCATCGCGGCGAGGACGCCGAGCACCGCCCACGCCGCGAGCACGGCGACGGCCTGACCGGGGAAGTACCCGGCGGCGGCGCCGATGAGCCCCTGCGTCAGGGCCACGGAGGGGATGACGGTGAGCACCTGCATGAGCCCGTCGGGGATGCCCGGTTCGAGGGTCACCGCGACCGCGGCGCCCATGAGCGCGAACCAGATGGTGTTCCCGAGCGCGAGGACGAGCTCCGAGCTCAACGTGCCGCCGAGGAGCAGCCCGAGCCCGGTGAACGCGGCGACGCCCACGATGATGAAGATGAGGGCGAGGGGGATCCCCGCCGCGACGGGCCGCCAGCCGAGGATGAGGGCGACGACGGTGAGCACCACGATCTGGACGACCACCGCCGCGGCGACGGCCATGATCTTGCCCGCGATGAGCGCCCAGGTCGGCACGCCCGACGCGCCGATGCGTTTCAGCGCCCCGTAGCGCCGGTCGAAGGCGACGGCGATCGCCTGGCCGGTGAAGCCCGCGCTCATGACGGCGACGCCGAGGGCCATGGGGAAGACGCGCCGCACCGAGTCGTCGAGGTCGACGATCGGCAGGAGCGTCATGCCGATGAGGAGGCAGACCGGGATGACGAGGGAGAGGAGCTGCTGCTCACCGTGGCGGAGGAACAGCAGCGTCTCGATCCGGGCCTGGGAGAGGAGCAGCCGGCCGGGCGGGGCGGGCGTGGGGTTCGGCGTGAACAGCCCGGGGCGGAACCGTCCCCCGGCCGGGGCCGTCGGCGTGGCCCGCGGGTCCTCGTGAGCGGTCGGTCCGGTCATGCGCGCATCTCCCGTCCTGTGATGTCGAGGAAGACGTCCTCGAGCGAGCGGTGGTCCACGCTCATCGTCGAGACGAGCACCCCCTGGTCGGCGGCCGCGGCGGTCACGGCGGCGACGGCCTCCGGTGTCACCGCGCCGTCGACGCAGTACTGCCGGGGCCGCTGGCGGCGCACGGTCGTCGACTGCCCGTGCCGGTCGAGCCACGCCTGGGTCGCGGCGACGTCGAGGTCCCGGTCGGTCGACAGGGAGAGCGTGGGTTCCTGTCCGGTGGTGAGCTCGGCGGTCGTCCCGCGGGCGACGACGGTGCCGTGGTCCATGATGACGACCCGGTCGGCGAGGGCCTCGGCCTCGTCCATGAGGTGGGTGGTGAGGACGACGGCGACGCCGTCGCGGCGCAGCGCGCTGACGAGGTCCCACACGAGCAGGCGGGACTGCGCGTCGAGCCCGGCGGTCGGCTCGTCGAGGAAGACCAGTTCGGGGCGGCCGACGAGGGCCATCGCAAGGGACAGCCGCTGCTGTTCGCCACCGGAGAGGCGCCGGTAGGCCGTCGACTCGTGCCCGGTGAGCCCGACGGTGTCGAGCAACCACCGGGGGTCGAGGGGGTCGGAACTGTACGACGCCGCGAGACGCAGCATCTCACCGACCCGGATGCCGGGGTACGCCCCGCCGCCCTGGAGCATGACGCCGATCCGCCCCCGGATCTCGTCGGCCTGCTCGGCGGGGTCCATCCCGAGGACGCGGACGACACCGTCGTCGGGGACGAGGAAGCCCTCGCACATCTCGACGGTCGTGGTCTTCCCGGCACCGTTGGGGCCGAGGAGGGCGAGCACCTCGGCCCGGCGGAGCTCGAGGTCGAGCCCGTCCACCGCCGTCGCCGCGCCGTACCGCTTCACGACGCCACGGAGTTCGAGTACCTCTGCCTCATACACGGGGCACCAGTCTAGCGCCCCTGCGCAGCGCCGGGCCCGCGAGGTGGCCGGAAGGTCAGGCGCAGCCCGCGTCGTCGGGCGGCCCACCACACCGCGCCGAGCACGACGGCGACACCGACGGCGGACATGACGTAGATCGTGAGGACCGTCCCGGGCGGGAGGCTGAGCCCGCGGGGGAGGATGAAGAAGCTGAACGCCACCGAGTAGAGGATCACGGCGAGCCGGAACCCGCGGTGGTTCGCCCAGGCCGCCAGGGGGAGGATCGCCCACAGCAGGTACCAGGGGTGCACGACCGGGAAGAACGCGACGAGGAAGAAGGTCGCCACGCCCAGTCCGCCGACCGGGTGGATGCGGCCCCGGAACGACGCCCACAGCATCCGCGCCACCCAGAACAGGCCGACGACGACGCCCGCCCCGCGGGCCAGGGTGAGCGCGGCCTCGGTGTGGTCCCCGAGCCCGAGGAGCATCCCGGAGGTGGCGGTGAGCAGGCCGATGTCCGTCGTCACCGACATCCAGCTCACGATGGAGGCGGCGCCGCCCTGGGCGTCGATCCACCCGAGCCCGATCCCGGACAGCAGCGAGACCCCGCCCGTGACGACGACGAGCCCGAGGCCGGACCACAGGGCCGCGACGACGAGGTCGCGCAAACGCCCGCCCCGCCGCCGGGCGAGCGCCGCGGTGGTGAACCCCAGCGCCATGAAGGCCGTGACCTTGACCATCCCGGCGCAGCAGACGAGCGCGGTCCCGGCGACCATGAGGACGATCCGGCTGGTCCGCGGCCGGTCGGCGCGGTCGACCGCCCGGAGGCAGAACTCCACGCCGGCGAGGAGCAGCCCCATCATGAGGGCCTCGTTGTGGATCCCGCCGACGAGGTGGAGCAGCGTCAGCGGGTTGAGGACGCCGAGCCAGAACGCGGCCTGCGGGCGGACGCCGCAGCGTGCCGCGAGCCGGACGATCGCCCACCCGGCGAGTGCGACGCCGGCCACGGCGACGAGGCGGTGGAGGACGACGGCGACGACGACGGTGTCCCCGGTCACGGCCGAGATCAGCGACCCGGTGAGCAGGGCGACGGGGCCGTAGGGGGAGGGGGAGTGCGCCCAGAGGTAGGGCACGGAGCGGGCGAGGGGGTCGTTGATGCCGAGCAGGTCCACCGGGCCGGCGGAGTAGGCGTCGAGCCCCCGGTGCGCGATGGCCCCCTGCGCGAGGTAGGAGTAGATGTCCTGGGTGAACAGCGGCGCGGTGAGGGTGAGCGGGATCAGCCACAGGGCGAGGATCCGGCGAAGGGTGCGCAGGGGGACGAGCCGGGCCGTCCGCGGGGGGCGGACGGGGACGGCGTGGAGCCCGAGGATCAGCCAGGCGGCGACGAGCGCGCCGATGCCGACGAAGACGGTGACGGTGGTGGCCTGGAGCATCCGGGCGAGGACGTTGATCCAGCCCACGGTCCACAGGGGGTTGTCGACGACGGGCATCGCCCCTGCACCGAGCCCCCCGACGGCGACGAGCGCGGAGCCGAACGTCCCGAGCACCGTGGCGAGGCGGACGCGCGCGACGTCCGCCTGGCTGAGCCGGGCGAGGGTGTCCGGGCAGTCCGGCCCCTCGTGGAGGTGCGCGGACCGTGACCCGGCGAGGCCGAGCGACGGGGCGATGTCGCGCAGGGGGAGGACGGCGGCCCGTCGTCGGGGTCGCCGACCGGCGGGCCGGGGCCCGGGCGGGGTGTCGGTCGTCGTCTCCCTCATCACGACACAGGAGTCTACGTTCCCGTCGGGCACGGGCCGGGCGACACTCCTGGCGGACCCCTCGCCGGGGCAGGGCGGGGTGCGGGGGACGGGGGCCCCCGGAGAGTCGGACAGCCGCGCTGCCGGACGACCGGGGAGCCGCGGAGCCGGGTCGTCGGGCAGCCGGCAGGTCGCGGAGCCACGCGACCGACCGGGCGGAACAGGGTGCATGTCCGGGTGGACAACCGATCAGTCCGGTGACCGTCGATAACCGCCGTCTAACAGAGCAGGTCAGGCTATCCTTAGTGGACAGCGGGAAGGAATTAGACCACACTCGTGTTGTCTAATCATGCGGCTGATCCACACGCCTGTGACAGGGCACCTGCGACCGCGCACCGGATCCCGCCCCTCCACCGGAGGGCACCCCGGAACCGGTGCACACACCACGCAGGGACAGCACGGACGACACGGACACCACGAAGAACGGGACTCGGACAGCACCGGGAGGAGGCACGGCCATGGCGGCACCGGACACGAACGACACGCGACACCAGATCCTCCTGCACGTCCTGACCCACGGCCCGGTACGCGCGTCCGAGATCGGTGACGCCGTCGGCCTCAGCGCCGCGGGGGTCCGTCGACACCTCGACTGCATCGTCGCCGACGGCCTGGCGGAGACCGTCGACGCCCCCGACCGTCACACGCGTTCGCGGGGACGGCCGGCGCGGCGGTACCGCCTCACCGACGCCGGTCGGGCGACGTTCGGCCATGATTACGACACCCTGGCACGGCTCGCCCTCCACGCCCTCCGCGAGGCGGGCGGGGAGGAGGCCGTCGAGGAGTTCGCGTCGCGACGGGTGCGCTCGATGCTCGCCGCGGCCGGGGACCCCGGGGACGGGCGGTCCGGTGGGGACACCGGCACCGTCGTCGCCACCGCGTCCCGCATCGCCGACGTGCTCAGCGGGCACGGATACGCGGCGACCGTCGACCACACCGCAGGTGGTGTCCAGATCTGCCGGCACCACTGCCCGATCCAGGAGGTCGCCCACGAGTTCCCCGAACTCTGCGCCGCCGAACACCGCGTGGTCGCGGAACTGCTCGGACAGCACACCCAGCCCCTGGCGACCATCGCCGACGGCAACGGCATCTGCACGACCCACATCCCGCTGACCACCATCCACCCTTCACCGGAGAAGGAGAGCGAGCAATGACTCAAGCCGCAACACCCCAGACCACGGACACGCAGAAGCCACGCTCCGACGAGGAGATCATCGACTCCATCGGCGCCTACGGCTACGGCTGGCACGACAACGACACCGCCGGGGCCACCGCCCGACGGGGCCTCAACGAGGACGTCGTCCGCGACATCTCCTCGAAGAAGGGCGAGCCGGAGTGGATGCTCCGGCGCCGCCTCAAGGCCCTCGAGATCTTCGACCGCAAGCCCCTGCCGACCTGGGGTGCGGACCTCAGCGGGATCGACTTCGACAACATCAAGTACTTCGTCCGCTCCACCGAGAAGCAGGCGACGACCTGGGACGAGCTGCCGGACGACATCAAGCGCACGTACGACAAGCTCGGCATCCCCGAGGCGGAGAAGCAGCGGCTCGTCGCCGGTGTCGCCGCCCAGTACGAGTCCGAGGTCGTCTACCACCAGATCCGCGAGGACCTCGAGCGCCAGGGCGTCATCTTCGTCGACACCGACTCGGGCCTCCGGGACTACCCGGAGCTGTTCGAGGAGTACTTCGGCACCGTCATCCCGGCCGGCGACAACAAGTTCTCCGCGCTCAACACCGCGGTGTGGTCCGGCGGCTCGTTCATCTACGTCCCGAAGGGCGTGCACGTCGACATCCCGCTCCAGGCGTACTTCCGCATCAACACGGAGAACATGGGCCAGTTCGAGCGGACGCTCATCATCGTCGACGAGGACGCCTACGTCCACTACGTCGAGGGCTGCACGGCCCCGATCTACAAGACGGACTCCCTGCACTCCGCCGTCGTCGAGATCGTCGTGAAGAAGGGCGGCCGCTGCCGCTACACGACCATCCAGAACTGGTCGAACAACGTCTACAACCTCGTGACGAAGCGCACCAAGGTCGACGAGGGCGGCACGATGGAGTGGGTCGACGGCAACATCGGCTCGAAGGTCACGATGAAGTACCCCGCGGTCTGGATGACCGGGCCGTACGCCAAGGGTGAGGTGCTCTCCGTCGCCTTCGCCGGTGAGGGCCAGTTCCAGGACACCGGGGCGAAGATGATCCACATGGCCCCGCACACGAGCTCGAACATCGTCTCGAAGTCCGTCGCCCGCGGCGGGGGACGGGCCGCCTACCGCGGCCTCGTCCAGATCAACAAGGACGCCCACCACTCGACGTCGAACGTGGAGTGCGACGCGCTGCTCGTCGACTCGGTGTCCCGGTCGGACACGTACCCGTACAACGACATCCGCAACGACCACGTCTCGCTCGGCCACGAGGCCACGGTCTCGCAGGTCTCCGAGGACCAGCTGTTCTACCTCATGAGCCGCGGGCTCGAGGAGGAGGAGGCGATGGCGATGATCGTGCGCGGGTTCGTCGAACCCATCGCCAAGGAGCTCCCGATGGAATACGCCCTCGAGCTCAACCGACTTATTGAACTCCAGATGGAAGGATCGGTGGGCTAACCACGATGACCACTTCGAGCACTGATTCCGCACCGGTCGCCGGCACGCCCGGCGGGTCGACCTCGGCCGCCCCCGTCGAGGAGCGCGAGGTCACCGTCAGCCGCCCGGGTACCGCCCAGGACCACCCCACGAAGGGCGACCGTTTCTCGTCCTTCGACGTGGCCGACTTCGCGGTCCCGCACGGCCGTGACGAGGACTGGCGCTTCACACCGCTGCGCCGGCTGCGTGGCCTGCACGACGGCACGGCCGCCCCGGCGGACCGCACCCGGGTCTCCGTCTCGGTCCCCGAGGGCCAGTCCGGTGTGACCGTCTCCGAGCTCCCGATGGACGACGACCGCGTCGGCCGGGCGGGCGCCCCCGTCGACCGGGTCGCGGCGCAGGCCTGGGTCTCCAGCCCGGTCGCCGACGTCGTCACCGTCGCCCCGGACACGCAGGTCTCCGGTCCGGTCGTCGTCGACGTCACCGGTGCCGGCGAGGACGTCACGACGTACGGCGCCGTGCTCGTCGAGGCGGGCGCCCACTCCGAGGCCGTCGTCGTCCTCCGGTACCGCGGGTCCGGCACACACGCCGACAACATCGAGTACGTCCTCGGTGACGGGGCCTCCCTGACGGTCGTCGTCGTCGAGGACTGGGACCGTGACGCGGTGCACCTGTCGAACTCGCACGCCCTCCTCGGGCGGGACTCGACCCTGCGGCACACGTACGCCTGCTTCGGCGGCGACGTCGTCCGCTCGGTGCCCCACGTGCGCTTCGACGGTCCCGGCGGTGACGCCGAGATGCTCGGCGTGTACTTCGCCGGTGACGGCCAGTACTTCGAGCAGCGGCTCCTCGTCGACCACTCGGTGCCGAACTGCCGCTCGAACGTGCTCTACAAGGGCGCGCTCCAGGGCGACCCGGACTCCGACCGTCCCGAGGCCCGCACGGCCTGGATCGGCGACGTCCTCATCCGCCCGGACGCGACGGGCACGGACACGTACGAGAAGAACAACAACCTCGTGCTCACCCGGGGCGCGCGCGCCGACGCCGTGCCGAACCTCGAGATCCAGACCGGTGAGATCGTCGGTGCCGGGCACGCGGCGACGGTGGGACGCTTCGACGACGAGCACATGTTCTACCTCCGCTCGCGCGGCATCCCCGCCGACACCGCCCGCCAGCTCATCGTCCGCGGGTTCTTCACCGACGTCATCCGGCGGATCCCCGTCGGCGACATCCGTGACCACCTCGAGGACCTCGTCGAGCGGGAGCTCGAGAGCACGGTCCTCTGACCGGGTCCCGTCCCGGACCCCGGCCGGGCCGAACGGCCGCCCGGGGCCCCACCGGTCCGCCGGCCCGACGGACCGCCCCACACCGTTGACCACCCCGTAGTCCACCAGCAGCCGAGCCGCTGCGGAAGCCAGGAAGCGCACATGAGCACCCTCGAGATCAAGAACGTCCACGCCCAGGTCGTCCCCGCCGACGAGAACGACGACCCGAAGCCGATCCTCCACGGTGTGAACCTCACCGTGAACTCCGGTGAGACCCACGCCATCATGGGGCCGAACGGCTCCGGCAAGTCCACCCTGTCCTACGCCATCGCCGGCCACCCCCGGTACGAGATCACGGAGGGGGAGGTCCTGCTCGACGGCGAGAACCTCCTCGACATGGACGTCGACGAGCGCGCCCGGGCCGGTCTCTTCCTCGCCATGCAGTACCCGGTCGAGGTCCCGGGCGTGTCCATGGCGAACTTCCTCCGCTCCGCGGCGACCGCGGTGCGGGGCGAGGCCCCGAAGATCCGCGACTGGGTCAAGGAGGCCCGGGCCGCGATGCAGGAGCTGGACATCGACCCGTCCTTCTCCGAGCGCTCCGTGAACGAGGGCTTCTCCGGCGGTGAGAAGAAGCGCCACGAGATCCTCCAGCTCGGGCTGCTCAAGCCGAAGTTCGCCGTCCTCGACGAGACGGACTCCGGCCTCGACGTCGATGCGCTGCGCATCGTCTCCGAGGGCATCAACCGCTACCGCGAGCGGGAGAACGGCGGGGTCATCATGATCACGCACTACCAGCGGATCCTCAACTACGTGAAGCCGGACTTCGTCCACGTCTTCGCCGGCGGACGGGTCGTCCAGTCCGGCGGCCCCGAGCTCGCCGCCGAGCTCGAGGCGCACGGGTACGAGAAGTTCACGAAGTAGCGGGTACGAGGTGGCCGGTGTCACGGGGGCCACAGAGACGAAGGAAGCGACTGCATCATGACTGAACTGGACACGCAGGCGATCCGGGAGGACTTCCCGATCCTCGGGCGCACCGTCCGTGACGGGACACCCCTGGTGTACCTGGACTCCGGTGCGACGTCGCAGCGCCCGCTGCGGGTCCTCGACGCCGAACGCGACTTCCTCACGCGCCACAACGCCCCCGTGCACCGGGGCGCGTACGCGCTCGCCGAGGAGGCCACCGACGCCTACGAGGAGGCCCGCGCGGACATCGCGGGCTTCGTCGGCGCGTCCGTCGACGAGATCGCCTTCACGAAGAACGCGACCGAGGCGCTCAACGAGATCGCCTTCATCCTCGGTGACCCCCGCAGCGGCGACCTGACCGTCGGCGAGGGGGACGAGATCGTCGTCTCCGAGCTCGAGCACCACGCGAACCTCGTCCCGTGGCAGGAGCTCGCGGCCCGCACGGGCGCGACCCTGCGCTGGTACTCCCTGACCCCCGACGGCCGCATCGACCTCAA
The sequence above is drawn from the Corynebacterium bovis DSM 20582 = CIP 54.80 genome and encodes:
- a CDS encoding heme o synthase; protein product: MDPGEHTAGTARAQTSLEDETLVEKLKAYIALTKPRVIELLLVATIPAMLQADRGAVHVGLILLTLVGGWMGAASANAFNMVADHDIDQLMRRTRRRPIARETVTVGQARVFAWILLVVSVLWLTFLCHSPLGAAFIVLTVWFYIFVYTKWLKRRTWQNVIWGGAAGCMPVIVGWAVVTDATTGALHAGWWSWAQAVILFMVIFFWTPPHTWALGMRYKEDYEAAGVPMMPVVKPPLEVSRQILWYTWATVITSLLLVPATGWLYALVALLSGGYFIVMAQRLHSGVKRGEKVRPMNLFFLSNNYLSVLFVGLSVDAVLGLRPVWSLLGLGG
- a CDS encoding COX15/CtaA family protein, which translates into the protein MRTRTDDATNPLRRGLLAFYAFVHRILAGAHRRWGTPAVAPLARQRVYGIVLLCAQVGITFTGAIVRVTGSGLGCPTWPECQPGSLIPVGGTTPWVHQAIEFGNRLLTFVVAVAAIACFLAVVRAGRRNSIIDLAFVQGIGIIVQAVLGGISVHLGLAWWSVAMHFLPSMALVFMAAVLVTKIGEPDDGRKRPFMPRPLRYLATGSAVLLGVTLVTGTMTTGAGPHAGDAAVRPEDRLQIPLIEIANLHAHGMYIYLGVTIGLLAGLIAVKVDVPLRRATLLLIAGIVVQAAVGIVQYWLGVPRWTVPLHVVGAGIVTAGTGFVWARRYRYVEGVAHHSGSLEGDSTLASSYDG
- a CDS encoding ABC transporter permease, which codes for MTGPTAHEDPRATPTAPAGGRFRPGLFTPNPTPAPPGRLLLSQARIETLLFLRHGEQQLLSLVIPVCLLIGMTLLPIVDLDDSVRRVFPMALGVAVMSAGFTGQAIAVAFDRRYGALKRIGASGVPTWALIAGKIMAVAAAVVVQIVVLTVVALILGWRPVAAGIPLALIFIIVGVAAFTGLGLLLGGTLSSELVLALGNTIWFALMGAAVAVTLEPGIPDGLMQVLTVIPSVALTQGLIGAAAGYFPGQAVAVLAAWAVLGVLAAMKHFSFTMDRD
- a CDS encoding ABC transporter ATP-binding protein, whose amino-acid sequence is MYEAEVLELRGVVKRYGAATAVDGLDLELRRAEVLALLGPNGAGKTTTVEMCEGFLVPDDGVVRVLGMDPAEQADEIRGRIGVMLQGGGAYPGIRVGEMLRLAASYSSDPLDPRWLLDTVGLTGHESTAYRRLSGGEQQRLSLAMALVGRPELVFLDEPTAGLDAQSRLLVWDLVSALRRDGVAVVLTTHLMDEAEALADRVVIMDHGTVVARGTTAELTTGQEPTLSLSTDRDLDVAATQAWLDRHGQSTTVRRQRPRQYCVDGAVTPEAVAAVTAAAADQGVLVSTMSVDHRSLEDVFLDITGREMRA
- the mptB gene encoding polyprenol phosphomannose-dependent alpha 1,6 mannosyltransferase MptB; the encoded protein is MRETTTDTPPGPRPAGRRPRRRAAVLPLRDIAPSLGLAGSRSAHLHEGPDCPDTLARLSQADVARVRLATVLGTFGSALVAVGGLGAGAMPVVDNPLWTVGWINVLARMLQATTVTVFVGIGALVAAWLILGLHAVPVRPPRTARLVPLRTLRRILALWLIPLTLTAPLFTQDIYSYLAQGAIAHRGLDAYSAGPVDLLGINDPLARSVPYLWAHSPSPYGPVALLTGSLISAVTGDTVVVAVVLHRLVAVAGVALAGWAIVRLAARCGVRPQAAFWLGVLNPLTLLHLVGGIHNEALMMGLLLAGVEFCLRAVDRADRPRTSRIVLMVAGTALVCCAGMVKVTAFMALGFTTAALARRRGGRLRDLVVAALWSGLGLVVVTGGVSLLSGIGLGWIDAQGGAASIVSWMSVTTDIGLLTATSGMLLGLGDHTEAALTLARGAGVVVGLFWVARMLWASFRGRIHPVGGLGVATFFLVAFFPVVHPWYLLWAILPLAAWANHRGFRLAVILYSVAFSFFILPRGLSLPPGTVLTIYVMSAVGVAVVLGAVWWAARRRGLRLTFRPPRGPGAAQGR
- a CDS encoding helix-turn-helix transcriptional regulator → MAAPDTNDTRHQILLHVLTHGPVRASEIGDAVGLSAAGVRRHLDCIVADGLAETVDAPDRHTRSRGRPARRYRLTDAGRATFGHDYDTLARLALHALREAGGEEAVEEFASRRVRSMLAAAGDPGDGRSGGDTGTVVATASRIADVLSGHGYAATVDHTAGGVQICRHHCPIQEVAHEFPELCAAEHRVVAELLGQHTQPLATIADGNGICTTHIPLTTIHPSPEKESEQ
- the sufB gene encoding Fe-S cluster assembly protein SufB, which codes for MTQAATPQTTDTQKPRSDEEIIDSIGAYGYGWHDNDTAGATARRGLNEDVVRDISSKKGEPEWMLRRRLKALEIFDRKPLPTWGADLSGIDFDNIKYFVRSTEKQATTWDELPDDIKRTYDKLGIPEAEKQRLVAGVAAQYESEVVYHQIREDLERQGVIFVDTDSGLRDYPELFEEYFGTVIPAGDNKFSALNTAVWSGGSFIYVPKGVHVDIPLQAYFRINTENMGQFERTLIIVDEDAYVHYVEGCTAPIYKTDSLHSAVVEIVVKKGGRCRYTTIQNWSNNVYNLVTKRTKVDEGGTMEWVDGNIGSKVTMKYPAVWMTGPYAKGEVLSVAFAGEGQFQDTGAKMIHMAPHTSSNIVSKSVARGGGRAAYRGLVQINKDAHHSTSNVECDALLVDSVSRSDTYPYNDIRNDHVSLGHEATVSQVSEDQLFYLMSRGLEEEEAMAMIVRGFVEPIAKELPMEYALELNRLIELQMEGSVG
- the sufD gene encoding Fe-S cluster assembly protein SufD translates to MTTSSTDSAPVAGTPGGSTSAAPVEEREVTVSRPGTAQDHPTKGDRFSSFDVADFAVPHGRDEDWRFTPLRRLRGLHDGTAAPADRTRVSVSVPEGQSGVTVSELPMDDDRVGRAGAPVDRVAAQAWVSSPVADVVTVAPDTQVSGPVVVDVTGAGEDVTTYGAVLVEAGAHSEAVVVLRYRGSGTHADNIEYVLGDGASLTVVVVEDWDRDAVHLSNSHALLGRDSTLRHTYACFGGDVVRSVPHVRFDGPGGDAEMLGVYFAGDGQYFEQRLLVDHSVPNCRSNVLYKGALQGDPDSDRPEARTAWIGDVLIRPDATGTDTYEKNNNLVLTRGARADAVPNLEIQTGEIVGAGHAATVGRFDDEHMFYLRSRGIPADTARQLIVRGFFTDVIRRIPVGDIRDHLEDLVERELESTVL
- the sufC gene encoding Fe-S cluster assembly ATPase SufC — encoded protein: MSTLEIKNVHAQVVPADENDDPKPILHGVNLTVNSGETHAIMGPNGSGKSTLSYAIAGHPRYEITEGEVLLDGENLLDMDVDERARAGLFLAMQYPVEVPGVSMANFLRSAATAVRGEAPKIRDWVKEARAAMQELDIDPSFSERSVNEGFSGGEKKRHEILQLGLLKPKFAVLDETDSGLDVDALRIVSEGINRYRERENGGVIMITHYQRILNYVKPDFVHVFAGGRVVQSGGPELAAELEAHGYEKFTK